Proteins encoded in a region of the Mycolicibacterium duvalii genome:
- a CDS encoding type I polyketide synthase encodes MTSPLDEAAVRRWLVDYLVTNMGAKPDQIDAGASMHDLGVGSRDAVVLTGELSELTGSTVSPVEFWQYPTVDALARFLSGGEVEPVAAPMPPTAGGYDEPVAVIGLGCRFPGGDGGDVQGPDEYWQYLLDARSSVTEVPTARWTPFDDGSAESAAVLDDVTRWGSYLREVDQFDAEFFEIIPREAARMDPQQRLLLEVIQEALEHAGIPADSLAESQTGVFTGASVTDYGCMGALDLPGVDAWYGTGSALSIIANRVSYYFDLRGPSVTVDTACSSSLVAIHLACQSLRSGDANLALAGGVNLVLAPAVTRSLDRAQALSKSGRCHAFDARADGFVRGEGAGVAVLKRLSDAVRDGDRVLAVIRGSAVNQDGRSNGLMAPNPAAQMAVLRSAYAAAGVEPREVDYVEAHGTGTLLGDPIEARALGTVLGRGRGAEAPLLIGSVKSNLGHLEAAAGIAGFAKAVLALSHQQIPANLGYETPNPHIPFDKLRLKVVDTPTDWAPQGRPRRAGVSSFGFGGTNAHIVLEQAPAMAPSAAPAEPVISTLVISGKTPARIAATAAMLADWMSEHDPEVSVAEVAHTLNHHRTHHPKFATVAARDRDQAIAGLRALAAGHTAPGVVPAHPGSCRTGTVFVYSGQGSQWAGMARQLLADEPAFAEAIDRIEPTFTEQVGFSLRQIIADGETVQGDAQVQPVLMGLQLALTELWRSHGVHPDAVIGHSMGEVAAAVVSGALSLADGLKVIATRSRLMSRLSGQGAVALLNVDAPTCARLIADHPSVEEAGYVSPRQTVVAGMPDEIEALLAEMTAQNRFARKVNMEVASHTALMDPILDELRGALSDIDPRVPTIPFLSTVTGPESTPTLDADYWVANVRRPVRLHEAVTAAAADHGTFVEISPHPTMGQPISDTLDDVHHHSVGTLHRGEDDTLTFHTNLNATYTRRPPHTEHRPEPHVGLPITPWQHSRHWVDVAPRQAGPRRIRVQDAGDSALPAEWLCELTWPAQAAPTDVEAAGDASWLVIGDAALGDEFTRVLGDSVSVLTGDADALPAGLADASHVLYAPGPTTPDDLGYAVFATARSLVTTAARRDDPPKVYFLTRNAQPVELGDRANPAHAVLWGLGRTLALEHPEVWGGVVDVDESVPVELATRWLLAEADAGTGEDQVVYRAGVRRVARLQPGAPLRTDGRLDRDGAHLVVGATGKIGPALIEQLAAMGAGTVVAVSRNPGSRLDELAERLSADGTTLVTVAADASDEASLAPVFARFGADLPPLHGIYVAAFGGGPVTLTDMTDDDVAAMFRPKIDAVTLLHKLSIRHPVRQFVLFTSISGVLGSRWLGHYAATTTYLDTFAYQRRAAGLPATAVNWGLWKSLADVQTGIEQQTTVESGLEPMPDDVAITALAALTGPDAPARATIVAADWPRLATAYRTRAALHILDDLLPAVTEASAAPTTDTAFRLELRDAEPHRRLDLLTAHVTEQVAAAMGLASPQLLDPTVGFFQFGMDSLMSVTLQRSLSESLGQTLPASVVFDYPTVEALTDYLATVIPEILEAAESAGAETSDGVGGGAGQRDREGVEGVTGDVYDDLAEDELLQRLSERLS; translated from the coding sequence ATGACCTCACCTCTTGACGAGGCTGCTGTCCGGCGTTGGCTGGTCGATTATCTGGTGACCAACATGGGCGCCAAACCCGATCAGATCGACGCGGGCGCGTCCATGCACGATCTGGGGGTCGGCTCCCGCGACGCGGTGGTGCTGACCGGCGAGCTGTCCGAACTCACCGGCAGCACGGTGTCGCCGGTGGAGTTCTGGCAGTACCCGACCGTCGACGCGCTCGCGCGCTTCCTCAGCGGCGGCGAGGTGGAGCCGGTCGCAGCCCCGATGCCCCCGACCGCCGGCGGGTACGACGAACCGGTCGCGGTGATCGGGCTGGGCTGCCGGTTCCCCGGCGGCGACGGCGGTGATGTTCAGGGCCCCGACGAGTACTGGCAGTACCTGCTCGACGCGCGGTCCTCGGTGACCGAGGTGCCGACGGCGCGGTGGACGCCGTTCGACGACGGCTCGGCCGAATCGGCCGCCGTGCTCGACGACGTCACCCGCTGGGGTTCCTACCTGCGCGAGGTCGATCAGTTCGACGCCGAGTTCTTCGAGATCATCCCGCGCGAGGCCGCCCGGATGGATCCGCAGCAGCGGCTGTTGCTGGAGGTGATACAGGAGGCCCTGGAGCACGCAGGGATCCCGGCCGACTCGCTGGCCGAATCACAGACCGGGGTGTTCACCGGCGCGTCGGTCACCGACTACGGGTGCATGGGTGCGCTGGATCTGCCCGGTGTCGACGCGTGGTACGGCACGGGCAGCGCGTTGAGCATCATTGCCAATCGGGTGTCGTATTACTTTGATTTGCGGGGTCCGTCGGTGACGGTGGACACGGCGTGTTCGTCGTCGTTGGTGGCGATTCATCTGGCGTGTCAGAGTCTGCGGTCGGGGGATGCGAACCTGGCGTTGGCCGGTGGGGTGAACCTGGTCTTGGCCCCAGCGGTGACCCGCAGCCTCGACCGGGCCCAGGCCCTCTCGAAGTCGGGTCGTTGTCATGCTTTCGATGCGCGTGCTGATGGGTTCGTGCGGGGTGAGGGTGCCGGGGTGGCGGTGCTCAAGCGGTTGTCGGATGCGGTGCGTGACGGGGATCGGGTGCTGGCGGTGATCCGCGGGTCGGCGGTCAATCAGGACGGTCGGTCCAACGGGTTGATGGCGCCGAATCCGGCGGCGCAGATGGCGGTGCTGCGCTCGGCGTATGCCGCGGCCGGTGTGGAGCCGCGCGAGGTCGACTATGTCGAGGCCCATGGCACCGGCACGCTGCTCGGTGATCCGATCGAGGCGCGTGCGCTGGGCACCGTGCTGGGGCGGGGTCGCGGCGCGGAGGCGCCGTTGTTGATCGGTTCGGTCAAGTCCAATCTGGGCCATCTCGAGGCCGCCGCGGGTATCGCCGGGTTCGCCAAGGCGGTGCTGGCGCTCAGCCACCAGCAGATCCCGGCCAATCTGGGTTATGAGACTCCCAACCCGCATATTCCGTTCGACAAGCTGCGTCTCAAGGTCGTCGACACCCCCACCGACTGGGCCCCCCAGGGCCGGCCCCGGCGGGCCGGGGTGTCCTCGTTCGGGTTCGGCGGCACCAACGCCCACATCGTGCTCGAACAGGCCCCCGCGATGGCGCCCAGCGCCGCGCCGGCTGAGCCGGTCATCTCCACCCTGGTCATCTCCGGCAAGACCCCGGCGCGCATCGCGGCCACCGCGGCCATGCTCGCCGACTGGATGAGCGAGCACGACCCCGAGGTCAGCGTCGCCGAGGTCGCCCACACCCTCAACCACCACCGCACCCACCACCCGAAATTCGCCACCGTGGCCGCCCGCGACCGCGACCAGGCCATCGCCGGCCTGCGCGCCCTGGCCGCCGGCCACACCGCGCCCGGCGTCGTGCCCGCCCACCCCGGCAGCTGCCGCACCGGGACGGTGTTCGTCTACTCCGGACAAGGCTCCCAATGGGCCGGCATGGCCCGCCAACTGCTGGCCGACGAACCCGCCTTCGCCGAGGCCATCGACCGCATCGAACCCACCTTCACCGAACAGGTCGGCTTCTCCCTCCGCCAGATCATCGCCGACGGCGAAACGGTGCAGGGCGACGCGCAGGTGCAGCCGGTGCTGATGGGGCTGCAGCTGGCGCTCACCGAGCTGTGGCGATCGCATGGGGTGCACCCGGACGCGGTGATCGGCCACTCCATGGGCGAAGTCGCCGCGGCGGTGGTGTCGGGCGCACTGAGCCTGGCCGACGGACTCAAGGTCATCGCGACCAGATCCCGACTGATGTCCCGACTGTCCGGTCAAGGCGCGGTCGCACTGCTCAACGTGGACGCGCCGACCTGCGCCCGGCTGATCGCCGACCATCCCAGCGTCGAAGAGGCCGGCTACGTGTCGCCGCGTCAGACCGTGGTGGCCGGAATGCCCGACGAGATCGAGGCGTTGCTCGCCGAGATGACGGCGCAGAATCGGTTCGCCCGCAAGGTCAACATGGAGGTCGCCTCCCACACCGCGCTGATGGACCCGATCCTCGACGAGTTACGCGGCGCGTTGTCCGACATCGACCCCCGGGTGCCGACCATCCCGTTCCTGTCGACCGTCACCGGCCCCGAGTCGACACCCACGCTGGACGCCGACTACTGGGTGGCCAACGTGCGCCGCCCCGTGCGCCTGCACGAGGCGGTCACCGCGGCGGCCGCCGACCACGGCACGTTCGTCGAGATCAGCCCGCACCCGACGATGGGCCAGCCCATCAGCGACACCCTCGACGACGTCCACCACCACAGCGTCGGCACGCTGCACCGCGGCGAGGACGACACCCTGACCTTCCACACCAACCTCAACGCCACCTACACCAGGCGTCCGCCGCACACCGAGCACCGCCCGGAACCGCATGTGGGACTGCCGATCACGCCGTGGCAGCACAGCCGCCACTGGGTCGACGTGGCGCCCCGGCAGGCGGGTCCTCGGCGCATCCGCGTTCAGGACGCCGGCGACAGCGCGCTTCCCGCGGAGTGGTTGTGCGAGCTGACGTGGCCGGCACAGGCCGCGCCCACCGACGTCGAGGCGGCGGGTGACGCATCGTGGCTGGTGATCGGCGACGCGGCGCTCGGCGACGAGTTCACCCGGGTGCTCGGTGACTCGGTGTCGGTGCTCACCGGCGACGCCGACGCGCTGCCCGCAGGACTGGCCGACGCCAGCCACGTGCTTTACGCGCCGGGGCCGACGACCCCCGACGACCTCGGGTACGCCGTGTTCGCGACCGCCCGTTCCCTCGTGACCACGGCTGCCCGCCGCGACGATCCGCCGAAGGTGTACTTCCTGACCCGTAACGCCCAACCTGTCGAACTCGGGGACCGGGCCAACCCCGCTCACGCCGTGCTGTGGGGTCTGGGCCGCACCCTGGCGCTGGAGCATCCGGAGGTGTGGGGCGGCGTCGTCGACGTCGACGAATCGGTACCTGTCGAACTGGCCACCCGATGGTTGCTTGCCGAGGCCGACGCCGGCACCGGCGAGGACCAGGTGGTGTACCGGGCCGGCGTACGCCGCGTCGCGCGGCTGCAGCCCGGCGCGCCGCTGCGCACCGACGGACGCCTCGATCGTGACGGCGCCCATCTCGTGGTCGGCGCCACCGGCAAGATCGGCCCGGCGCTGATCGAGCAGTTGGCCGCGATGGGCGCCGGCACCGTCGTGGCGGTGTCGCGCAACCCCGGCTCACGGCTCGACGAGCTGGCCGAACGGCTGTCGGCGGACGGCACCACCCTGGTCACCGTCGCCGCCGACGCGTCCGACGAGGCCTCACTGGCGCCGGTCTTCGCCCGCTTCGGCGCCGATCTGCCCCCGCTGCACGGAATCTATGTCGCCGCGTTTGGCGGCGGCCCCGTCACGTTGACCGACATGACCGACGACGACGTCGCGGCCATGTTCCGGCCGAAGATCGACGCGGTCACCCTGCTGCACAAGCTGTCGATCCGGCACCCGGTGCGCCAGTTCGTGCTGTTCACGTCGATCTCCGGGGTGCTGGGTTCACGCTGGCTGGGCCACTACGCGGCGACGACGACCTACCTGGACACGTTCGCCTATCAGCGCCGGGCCGCCGGGCTCCCGGCGACGGCGGTGAACTGGGGGCTGTGGAAGTCGCTGGCCGACGTGCAGACCGGAATCGAACAGCAGACCACCGTCGAGTCCGGACTCGAGCCGATGCCCGACGACGTCGCGATCACCGCGCTGGCCGCACTGACCGGCCCCGACGCGCCGGCCCGCGCGACCATCGTCGCGGCGGACTGGCCCCGCCTGGCCACCGCGTACCGCACCCGCGCGGCCCTGCACATCCTCGACGATCTGCTACCGGCGGTGACCGAGGCATCCGCCGCGCCGACGACCGATACCGCGTTCCGGCTCGAGCTGCGCGACGCCGAGCCGCACCGGCGGCTGGACCTGCTCACCGCCCACGTCACCGAACAGGTGGCGGCCGCGATGGGGCTGGCCTCGCCGCAGTTGCTGGACCCGACAGTCGGTTTCTTCCAGTTCGGCATGGACTCGTTGATGAGTGTCACCTTGCAGCGCTCGCTCAGCGAAAGCCTTGGTCAGACGCTTCCGGCGTCGGTGGTGTTCGACTATCCGACCGTCGAGGCGCTGACCGATTATTTGGCGACGGTGATTCCTGAGATACTCGAGGCTGCCGAGTCGGCGGGAGCCGAAACGAGCGACGGCGTCGGGGGCGGCGCGGGACAACGCGACCGGGAAGGCGTCGAGGGCGTCACTGGGGATGTCTACGACGATCTGGCCGAGGACGAATTACTGCAGAGACTTTCGGAAAGATTGAGTTGA
- a CDS encoding AMP-binding protein, with protein MASAEFSIPALVAERKADNPDGVAYTFVDYDVDPAGVAESITWSELHERTLAVAEKLLQYGEPGDRAVILAPQNLDYVVAHLGAIAAGFIAVPLSAPLFGHHDERIVGALADSTPVAILTTSQIVDDIRHYAQDQPNQRAPKVIEVDLLDPFFGETVDVPSRPKTAYLQYTSGSTRTPAGVEVTHKNVIRNIQQLHPDYFAGFPDGEYPEGLRAVSWLPLYHDMGLVIGIFLGIVSGCPTTLLSPISFMLKPARWMQQLAVDGWVVTAAPNFAYELAARRTKDEDLEGRDLRNVRVMINGAERVHGATLRRFNERFAGHGLPATAVRPSYGLAEATIYVSSTLAERPAQSVFFDLEKLSAGHAELSADGGSEQVSCGPPRSTTVRIVDPETCVEKPAGQVGEVWLHGDHVTAGYWRNPEQTARVFRGKIAEPTSGTPAEPWLRTGDLGMMFDDELYIVGRIKDLLIVDGRNHYPDDIEATVREVTGGRVAAISIPDDATEKLVIVAELKKPEERDQASLEALQQQVTAAVSEGHGVRVSDLVLVGPGSLPLTTSGKVRRAACVDRYRLGEFSRLGAAT; from the coding sequence ATGGCAAGTGCTGAGTTCTCGATTCCCGCGCTGGTCGCCGAGCGCAAAGCCGACAATCCGGATGGGGTCGCCTACACCTTCGTCGACTACGACGTCGACCCGGCCGGTGTCGCCGAGAGCATCACCTGGTCGGAGCTGCACGAGCGCACCCTGGCCGTCGCCGAGAAGCTGCTCCAGTACGGCGAACCCGGTGATCGGGCCGTGATTCTGGCGCCGCAGAACCTCGACTACGTGGTGGCGCACCTCGGCGCGATCGCAGCGGGTTTCATCGCGGTGCCGCTGTCTGCCCCGCTGTTCGGTCACCACGACGAGCGCATCGTCGGCGCGCTGGCCGACTCGACGCCCGTGGCGATCCTGACCACGTCGCAGATCGTCGACGACATCCGCCACTATGCGCAGGACCAGCCGAACCAGCGCGCACCCAAGGTGATCGAGGTCGACCTGCTCGATCCGTTCTTCGGGGAAACCGTGGACGTTCCGTCGCGACCGAAGACGGCCTATCTGCAGTACACGTCCGGATCGACGCGGACCCCGGCCGGTGTCGAGGTCACCCACAAGAACGTGATCCGCAACATCCAGCAACTGCATCCGGACTACTTCGCGGGGTTCCCCGACGGCGAGTACCCGGAAGGTCTGCGCGCGGTGTCCTGGCTGCCGCTCTACCACGACATGGGGCTGGTGATCGGGATCTTCCTGGGCATCGTCAGCGGCTGCCCGACCACGCTGCTGAGCCCGATCTCGTTCATGCTCAAGCCCGCGCGCTGGATGCAGCAGCTCGCCGTCGACGGATGGGTGGTCACCGCGGCACCGAACTTCGCCTACGAGCTGGCCGCACGCCGCACCAAGGACGAGGATCTCGAGGGCAGAGATCTGCGCAACGTGCGCGTGATGATCAACGGCGCGGAGCGGGTGCACGGCGCGACGCTGCGCCGGTTCAACGAGCGGTTCGCCGGGCACGGTCTGCCGGCCACCGCGGTCCGTCCGTCCTACGGTCTGGCCGAGGCCACCATCTACGTGTCCTCCACGCTGGCCGAGCGGCCGGCGCAGTCGGTGTTCTTCGACCTGGAGAAGCTGTCGGCCGGCCACGCGGAGCTCAGCGCGGATGGGGGATCCGAGCAGGTCAGCTGCGGGCCACCGCGCTCGACGACGGTACGCATCGTCGATCCGGAGACGTGCGTCGAGAAGCCCGCCGGGCAGGTCGGTGAAGTGTGGCTGCACGGTGACCATGTCACCGCCGGCTACTGGCGCAATCCCGAACAGACCGCGCGGGTGTTCCGCGGCAAGATCGCCGAGCCGACGTCGGGCACCCCGGCGGAGCCGTGGCTGCGCACCGGAGACCTCGGCATGATGTTCGACGACGAGCTCTACATCGTCGGCCGGATCAAGGACCTGTTGATCGTCGACGGGCGCAACCACTATCCCGACGACATCGAGGCCACCGTGCGGGAAGTCACCGGCGGCCGGGTCGCGGCGATCTCGATACCCGACGACGCCACCGAGAAGCTGGTGATCGTCGCCGAACTCAAGAAGCCCGAGGAGCGCGATCAGGCCTCGCTCGAGGCGCTCCAGCAGCAGGTCACCGCCGCGGTGTCGGAGGGCCACGGCGTGCGGGTCTCCGATCTCGTCCTGGTCGGCCCCGGTTCGCTTCCGCTGACCACCAGCGGGAAGGTGCGGCGCGCCGCCTGTGTCGACCGCTACCGGCTGGGGGAGTTCAGCCGGCTGGGTGCTGCTACATGA
- a CDS encoding AMP-binding protein, whose amino-acid sequence MPLLESTIPGLLADRARLQPDDVAYTFIDYDVDPNGFAETLTWAQVYQRVQVVAQELLRHGTKGDRAAILAPQGLEYIIAFYGAMQAGFIAVPLPVPAMGQLDERVNGALRDCQPVAVLTTSAAVGEIMTYVGAQSGAATPAVIEVDALDFDSPNTVEVNVGPLPKTAYLQYTSGSTRAPAGVIVTHRNVIANLEQIFTDYMSHRGGVPPQDTTMVSWLPFYHDMGLIQGVFATLLCPPDGPDGSWGRPAVLMSPVAFLQKPARWIQHLATCSHSWSAAPNFAFELSVRRTKDEDLDGMDLSGVLGIISGSERIHSATIRRFNERFAKFGMPDTTVRPSYGLAEATLYVISAPTGHTPATVRFDYEKLSAGHAERCGSEGGSELVSYGAPRSSTLRIVDPETRTEHPDGKIGEIWVHGDQVAMGYWRNPQQTERTFGGEIVNPTPGTPTGQWLRTGDLGVMSEGEMFIIGRIKDLLIVDGRNHYPDDIEATIQEITGGRVAAISVLDDTSEQLVAIAELKKRGDSETEALDKLRAVKREVASAIKKSHSVRVADLVLVAPGSIPITTSGKIRRSACVDRYRQDEFSRLDVTT is encoded by the coding sequence ATGCCGTTGCTTGAGTCGACCATTCCTGGCCTTCTCGCCGACCGTGCCCGGTTGCAGCCCGACGATGTGGCCTACACCTTCATCGACTACGACGTCGACCCCAACGGCTTCGCCGAGACGCTGACCTGGGCCCAGGTCTATCAGCGTGTGCAGGTCGTTGCCCAGGAACTGCTGCGGCACGGGACCAAGGGGGACCGCGCGGCGATTCTCGCGCCGCAGGGCCTCGAGTACATCATCGCCTTCTACGGCGCGATGCAGGCAGGCTTCATCGCCGTGCCGCTGCCGGTGCCCGCCATGGGCCAGCTCGACGAGCGCGTGAACGGCGCGCTGCGCGACTGCCAGCCCGTGGCCGTGCTGACCACCTCGGCGGCCGTCGGCGAGATCATGACCTACGTCGGCGCGCAGTCGGGGGCCGCCACCCCCGCGGTCATCGAGGTCGACGCGCTGGACTTCGATTCGCCGAACACCGTCGAGGTCAACGTCGGGCCGCTGCCCAAGACCGCCTACCTGCAGTACACCTCGGGTTCCACCAGGGCCCCGGCCGGCGTCATCGTCACGCACCGCAACGTGATCGCCAATCTCGAGCAGATCTTCACCGACTACATGTCGCATCGCGGTGGGGTACCGCCGCAGGACACCACCATGGTGTCGTGGCTGCCCTTCTACCACGACATGGGGCTGATTCAGGGCGTCTTCGCGACGCTGCTGTGCCCGCCGGACGGCCCGGACGGCTCCTGGGGCCGGCCCGCGGTGCTGATGAGCCCGGTCGCGTTCCTGCAGAAGCCCGCCCGCTGGATCCAGCATCTGGCGACCTGCTCGCATTCCTGGTCGGCGGCGCCGAACTTCGCGTTCGAACTGTCCGTGCGCCGCACCAAGGACGAGGACCTCGACGGCATGGACCTCAGCGGCGTGCTGGGCATCATCAGCGGCAGCGAGCGCATCCACTCGGCGACCATCCGCCGCTTCAACGAGCGCTTCGCGAAGTTCGGAATGCCCGACACCACCGTGCGCCCGTCCTACGGCCTGGCCGAGGCGACGCTGTACGTCATCTCGGCGCCCACCGGGCACACGCCGGCCACCGTGCGCTTCGACTACGAGAAGCTCTCCGCCGGGCACGCCGAGCGGTGCGGCAGCGAGGGCGGCTCGGAGTTGGTCAGCTACGGCGCGCCGCGGTCATCGACGCTGCGCATCGTCGACCCGGAGACCCGCACCGAGCACCCCGACGGCAAGATCGGGGAGATCTGGGTGCACGGCGATCAGGTCGCGATGGGGTATTGGCGCAATCCGCAGCAGACCGAGCGCACCTTCGGTGGCGAGATCGTCAATCCCACGCCGGGGACGCCGACGGGTCAGTGGCTGCGCACCGGCGATCTGGGCGTGATGAGCGAGGGCGAGATGTTCATCATCGGCCGCATCAAGGACCTGTTGATCGTCGACGGCCGCAACCACTACCCCGATGACATCGAGGCCACGATCCAAGAGATCACCGGGGGCCGCGTCGCCGCAATCTCGGTGCTCGACGACACCAGCGAGCAGCTGGTGGCGATCGCCGAGCTCAAGAAGCGGGGCGACTCCGAAACCGAGGCGCTCGACAAGCTGCGCGCCGTCAAGCGTGAGGTCGCCTCGGCGATCAAGAAGTCTCACAGCGTCCGGGTCGCCGACCTGGTCCTGGTGGCGCCCGGTTCCATCCCGATCACGACCAGCGGCAAGATTCGTCGCTCGGCCTGCGTGGACCGCTATCGCCAGGACGAGTTCAGCCGGCTGGACGTCACCACATGA
- a CDS encoding thioesterase II family protein — translation MAEDAAGITPKLFIFPHAGGSPQYYVPFAKAFATDIKRTAVQYPGQRGKQDFASFTDLPALADEVVKMVSPDADHGGPISFFGHSMGALLAFEVARRFEDAGRPIAALFVSACAAPGLVGFEDVPDTDEGLLAAVSTLTGASPEFMQNSEFAAAILPTLKGLKAIANYNVAPEVKLSCPIHAFYGDDDEIATREKVMSWAERTTGEFTAREFRGHHFYLLEHLGELVPDLEDKLWSRCRAAS, via the coding sequence ATGGCAGAGGACGCTGCGGGCATCACCCCGAAGTTGTTCATCTTTCCGCACGCCGGCGGCTCGCCGCAGTACTACGTGCCGTTCGCGAAGGCGTTCGCGACCGACATCAAGCGCACGGCGGTGCAGTACCCGGGTCAACGGGGCAAGCAGGACTTCGCCTCCTTCACCGACCTGCCGGCGCTGGCCGACGAGGTGGTGAAGATGGTGTCGCCGGACGCCGACCACGGCGGTCCGATCAGCTTCTTCGGGCACAGCATGGGGGCCCTGCTGGCTTTCGAGGTGGCGCGCCGGTTCGAAGACGCGGGCCGGCCGATCGCGGCGCTGTTCGTCTCGGCGTGCGCGGCCCCGGGGCTGGTCGGCTTCGAGGACGTGCCCGACACCGACGAGGGCCTGTTGGCGGCGGTGAGCACGTTGACCGGCGCAAGTCCGGAGTTCATGCAGAACTCCGAATTCGCCGCCGCGATCCTGCCGACCCTCAAAGGCCTCAAGGCCATCGCGAACTACAACGTCGCCCCCGAGGTGAAGTTGTCGTGCCCGATCCATGCGTTCTACGGCGACGACGACGAGATCGCGACCCGGGAGAAGGTCATGTCGTGGGCCGAGCGGACCACGGGGGAGTTCACCGCGCGCGAGTTTCGCGGGCACCACTTCTACCTGCTCGAGCATCTCGGGGAACTGGTGCCGGATCTGGAGGACAAACTCTGGTCGCGGTGCCGCGCCGCGAGTTAG